A single genomic interval of Rosistilla ulvae harbors:
- a CDS encoding SDR family oxidoreductase codes for MSVQTTERVKLVDPRDAHAKPPFKNQSPIEMPGHTAQMDPVPDHGEQSYRGSGKLNGLSALVTGGDSGIGRAIALCYAREGANVAINYLSESDDAQQTAELVKEAGANAVVLPGDLRDESFCERLVDDAFDQLGAIDILVNNAAYQQTREEIDDWSTETFDRIFKTNVYATFWLCRAAMKRLPPGGSIINTASIQGYDPSAYLLPYSATKSALLGMTKGLAKLGSKHGVRVNAVAPGPVWTPLIPGTMPQDHLQNFGADTLFQRPAQPIELAPLYVWLASPDASYVTAEVFGCTGGKTPV; via the coding sequence ATGTCCGTACAAACCACTGAACGCGTTAAGCTGGTCGATCCTCGCGATGCTCATGCGAAGCCCCCATTTAAAAATCAGTCGCCGATCGAGATGCCCGGGCATACAGCCCAGATGGATCCGGTTCCCGATCACGGCGAGCAGTCGTATCGGGGATCTGGAAAGCTCAACGGCCTGTCCGCTCTGGTGACCGGTGGCGACAGTGGAATCGGCCGTGCGATCGCACTTTGTTATGCTCGCGAAGGGGCGAATGTGGCGATCAACTATTTGTCCGAAAGCGACGACGCCCAGCAAACCGCTGAGTTGGTGAAGGAAGCCGGTGCGAACGCCGTGGTCCTCCCGGGCGACTTGCGCGACGAGTCGTTCTGCGAGCGGTTGGTCGATGATGCGTTCGACCAACTCGGTGCGATTGACATCCTGGTCAACAACGCCGCCTACCAACAAACGCGAGAAGAAATTGACGACTGGTCGACCGAAACGTTCGATCGGATTTTCAAAACGAATGTCTATGCAACCTTTTGGCTGTGTCGCGCCGCAATGAAACGGCTCCCGCCCGGAGGAAGCATCATCAACACCGCCTCGATCCAGGGCTATGATCCCTCAGCCTACTTGCTGCCCTATTCGGCGACAAAATCAGCGTTGTTGGGGATGACCAAGGGCCTGGCAAAGTTGGGAAGCAAGCATGGGGTCCGCGTCAATGCGGTCGCTCCTGGACCGGTCTGGACCCCGCTGATCCCCGGCACCATGCCGCAGGACCACCTGCAGAACTTCGGTGCCGACACGTTGTTCCAACGACCAGCTCAGCCGATCGAACTTGCGCCGCTTTATGTTTGGCTAGCGAGCCCCGATGCCAGCTATGTCACCGCGGAAGTCTTCGGATGTACCGGCGGCAAGACACCTGTCTGA
- a CDS encoding YihY/virulence factor BrkB family protein, protein MNFLKQTFADFSKDRCTTLAASLAYYTAFALPPLLYLLLTILTFSLSVMYDSEAAEQKAQGLLESQAAQMIGNQAASEEIGTILERNQDAGGTWWKTLLSFAGIVIGATGVVASLQAALNQVWQVKPDPDQANWTDLIRKRVLSFGMILGLGFLLLVSLVVSSLLQGFSDLVGVSGMLGEATNFAVQAMVVWVMFAAIFKYMPDAVVRWKDVAVGAAITTILFLLGRFAMQVYFSYSEPGAQLGAAAASFAVILVWVYYTAMIVLLGAEATQTYASLYGSGIKPEKDAVRVVETVQRRNAY, encoded by the coding sequence ATGAACTTTCTAAAACAGACCTTCGCCGACTTCTCCAAAGACCGCTGCACAACGCTCGCCGCGTCGCTCGCCTACTACACCGCATTTGCGCTTCCTCCGCTGTTGTACCTGCTGCTCACGATCCTAACGTTCAGCCTGTCGGTGATGTACGACAGCGAAGCCGCCGAGCAGAAAGCTCAGGGGCTTTTGGAGAGTCAGGCCGCTCAGATGATCGGCAATCAAGCGGCGTCCGAAGAGATCGGTACCATTCTGGAACGGAATCAAGACGCTGGCGGCACATGGTGGAAGACGTTGCTCAGCTTCGCCGGGATCGTCATCGGTGCGACTGGGGTCGTGGCATCGTTGCAAGCTGCGTTGAACCAAGTCTGGCAGGTGAAACCCGATCCAGACCAGGCGAATTGGACCGACTTGATTCGAAAGCGGGTGCTCTCCTTCGGGATGATTCTGGGACTTGGATTTCTGTTGCTCGTTTCGCTTGTCGTTTCGTCGTTGCTGCAAGGATTCAGCGACCTCGTTGGCGTGTCGGGAATGCTTGGCGAAGCGACGAATTTTGCCGTTCAAGCGATGGTGGTTTGGGTCATGTTCGCAGCGATTTTCAAGTACATGCCCGATGCGGTCGTCCGCTGGAAAGATGTTGCTGTCGGCGCTGCGATCACCACCATCCTCTTTTTACTGGGACGGTTTGCGATGCAGGTCTATTTCAGCTACAGCGAACCGGGAGCCCAGTTGGGTGCCGCTGCCGCCTCGTTCGCCGTCATCCTTGTATGGGTCTATTACACCGCGATGATCGTGCTGTTGGGAGCCGAAGCGACGCAGACTTACGCATCACTGTACGGCAGTGGTATCAAGCCAGAAAAGGATGCGGTTCGTGTCGTCGAAACGGTTCAGCGGCGCAATGCGTATTAA
- a CDS encoding CHAD domain-containing protein, with the protein MGYRIERNETINDGVRRIATEQIEKAIGELGDNRLDPPTQVHQVRKRCKKLRGLLRLLRPGFEATYDKRNRWCRDTARLLSGARDAKVLLDTYDDLMEHYNDPVDRHAFGSIRRRLT; encoded by the coding sequence ATGGGATATCGAATCGAACGCAACGAAACGATCAACGACGGCGTCCGGCGAATCGCCACCGAACAGATCGAAAAAGCGATCGGCGAACTGGGTGACAATCGTCTCGATCCTCCCACCCAAGTCCATCAAGTGCGGAAGCGATGCAAGAAATTGCGTGGATTGCTGCGATTGCTTCGCCCCGGTTTTGAAGCAACCTATGACAAGCGAAACCGGTGGTGCCGCGATACCGCGCGTTTGCTGTCGGGAGCCCGCGATGCAAAGGTTCTTCTCGATACCTATGACGATTTGATGGAACACTATAACGATCCGGTCGATCGCCACGCGTTTGGTTCGATCCGTCGGCGGCTTACGTGA
- a CDS encoding cytochrome B6, producing the protein MKRQNENCRTGLLSCIIAFLPAACPLAHGQTSPAQPRANAEDQKSQSLPDQTYMPVVIDKDFASTRESDQQKKPAFMQRQANLLQSRYDLGDAPSNVSMSGGRKKVQQGVRVKLGDGVSWQQLADMSPAEIKRRNLFPMGFRPLPHAHHVTGGQVFPDDQIKTILDAESRNLERFDVEFDLPTHLTPEFPAPIFLSTRPDLGDVSQGKVLTIKNYYMLLKGKVTPVQMEGMRLLLTPFPQQQFNQTEDRKADEPSLGVSCLDCHTNGHTNAAFHLNPDTRPQAARFRLDTVSLRGMFNQQIHGSKRSLRSVEDFTQFEQRTAYFDGDHVIAAKKGLHLPDRSDAVAMMSQMQNMFDFPPAPKLDEFGKLIPEKATRLEMKGQEIFFGKGRCDECHKPPFYLDHQMHDLHLERFYAPEKISDQFNIADGPIKTFTLRGIKDSPPYHHDGRLLTLADTVEFFNLVLQLDLTTEEKHALTAFMLCL; encoded by the coding sequence ATGAAACGACAAAACGAAAATTGCCGGACCGGACTACTGAGTTGCATCATCGCATTTCTTCCCGCGGCCTGTCCGTTAGCTCACGGACAAACCTCCCCCGCTCAACCCCGCGCGAACGCTGAAGATCAGAAATCCCAGTCGCTTCCCGACCAAACCTATATGCCCGTTGTGATCGACAAGGATTTTGCTTCGACACGGGAATCCGACCAACAAAAAAAGCCTGCATTCATGCAGCGCCAAGCCAACTTGCTGCAGTCGCGGTACGATCTCGGCGACGCGCCATCGAATGTCTCGATGTCGGGAGGAAGGAAAAAGGTTCAACAGGGTGTGCGAGTGAAACTCGGTGACGGCGTCTCGTGGCAACAGCTCGCCGACATGTCTCCCGCCGAAATCAAACGTCGGAACCTCTTCCCAATGGGCTTTCGGCCGCTGCCGCATGCGCATCACGTCACTGGCGGGCAGGTCTTTCCGGACGACCAAATCAAAACGATTCTCGACGCCGAAAGCCGTAACCTGGAACGCTTTGACGTCGAATTCGACCTGCCGACACATCTGACGCCCGAGTTCCCAGCACCGATATTTCTTTCAACGCGCCCCGACCTTGGCGACGTATCGCAGGGAAAGGTGCTGACGATCAAGAACTACTACATGCTGCTCAAGGGCAAGGTCACGCCGGTCCAAATGGAAGGTATGCGGTTGCTGCTAACGCCGTTCCCCCAGCAGCAGTTCAACCAGACCGAGGACCGCAAGGCGGACGAACCAAGCTTGGGCGTCAGCTGCCTCGACTGTCACACCAACGGTCACACCAACGCTGCGTTTCATCTCAATCCCGATACGCGACCGCAAGCTGCCCGGTTTCGGCTCGATACGGTCAGCTTGCGGGGCATGTTCAACCAACAGATTCACGGCTCGAAACGTTCGCTCCGCAGCGTTGAAGATTTTACTCAATTCGAACAACGGACCGCGTATTTTGACGGCGATCACGTGATCGCGGCGAAGAAAGGACTCCATCTGCCCGACCGTTCCGACGCCGTCGCAATGATGTCTCAGATGCAAAACATGTTCGACTTTCCCCCAGCTCCGAAGCTCGATGAATTTGGCAAGCTGATTCCCGAGAAAGCCACGCGGCTGGAGATGAAAGGTCAAGAAATCTTCTTCGGCAAGGGGCGGTGCGACGAGTGTCATAAACCACCCTTTTACCTGGACCACCAAATGCATGATCTGCATTTAGAACGATTCTACGCCCCCGAGAAGATCAGTGATCAGTTCAACATCGCCGACGGTCCTATCAAAACGTTCACACTGCGCGGCATCAAGGACTCTCCACCCTATCACCACGACGGCCGACTTTTGACACTGGCTGACACGGTCGAGTTCTTCAATCTCGTGCTGCAGTTGGATTTAACGACCGAAGAGAAACATGCGCTGACAGCGTTCATGTTGTGCTTGTGA
- a CDS encoding four-helix bundle copper-binding protein, which translates to MNRECIEACQKCATECEQCLDAMIDIDSNNDCPRCCRECIDVCLLCAQAMARDSRFADAICRLCADVCQWCAEQCGAHQHDHCQRCAESCRKCVESCRAMAA; encoded by the coding sequence ATGAATCGAGAATGTATTGAAGCATGCCAAAAGTGTGCGACCGAATGCGAACAATGTCTCGACGCGATGATCGACATCGACAGCAATAACGATTGCCCGCGTTGCTGCCGAGAGTGCATCGACGTCTGTCTGTTGTGCGCTCAGGCGATGGCACGCGACAGCCGTTTTGCCGACGCAATCTGCCGACTGTGTGCGGATGTGTGCCAGTGGTGCGCCGAGCAATGCGGAGCCCACCAGCACGATCACTGCCAACGCTGTGCCGAGTCTTGTCGCAAGTGCGTGGAATCTTGCCGCGCGATGGCAGCCTGA
- a CDS encoding response regulator, protein MSHITHRHRSGATLLVVDPRPVSLTALAAVIDSQGYECYCARNAKAACKAVEQRPIDMIVWDVADDAAAAIDQIHALRELHPESLADVPVILIAESCWAGLETRLDPISPARCLFKPLDPNTLIDLIQQSLWVPHVIRGHHLNVQKPQRPGWVQL, encoded by the coding sequence ATGTCTCACATTACCCACCGGCACCGCAGCGGCGCGACCCTGTTGGTCGTCGACCCCCGCCCCGTAAGCCTGACGGCGCTTGCGGCGGTGATCGATTCGCAAGGTTACGAATGTTATTGCGCTCGCAACGCCAAAGCGGCTTGCAAGGCGGTCGAGCAACGGCCGATCGATATGATCGTGTGGGATGTCGCCGATGATGCAGCCGCAGCGATCGATCAAATTCACGCGCTTCGTGAGCTGCACCCCGAATCGTTGGCCGACGTGCCAGTGATCCTGATCGCCGAAAGCTGTTGGGCCGGGCTGGAGACGCGGCTCGACCCGATCTCGCCGGCTCGCTGCCTGTTCAAGCCGCTGGACCCCAACACGCTGATCGATCTGATTCAGCAATCGCTGTGGGTGCCGCACGTGATCCGCGGCCATCACTTGAATGTGCAAAAGCCCCAGCGGCCGGGTTGGGTTCAGTTGTAG
- the lysS gene encoding lysine--tRNA ligase: protein MNNSPDDALNDDGDHQRARREKLAKLNAAGVDPWGQRFDDRSMIQEVRQRAEEVKFKLEDGTLVELPDFDQPDLEYRQWKSDQGPGAEIGPKVRVAGRIILMRPTGKLVFLNLRDMTGDIQIFIGKNQVGEENFALSKLFDLGDLVGVDGRLGRTNTGELTVFAERLHFHCKMLEPPPEKHAGLADVELRQRMRYLDLVYTDGVRDTFLNRTRIVKSIRETLDQESFWEVEGPTLHTIAGGAAARPFTTHHNALDMDLTMRIALELHLKRLLVGGIERVYELGRVYRNEGISPRHNPEFTMLECYQAYGDYESMMDLTEKLVVNAIDAIGGGYKRKFGDVEIDFTPPFARHKYDDLVAQHTGIDPHDADQLTAYAKSVGLDPTGKHPDVIKNEIFEEKVEDTLVGPVFVIDYPASICPLTKRKTDNPAIAERFEMFICGMELANAYTELNDPDLQEELFKTQLDGQEEEDSMAKMDNDFIKALRHGMPPAGGLGVGIDRLVMLLTNSKSIRDVILFPLLRHID from the coding sequence ATGAATAATTCTCCCGACGACGCTCTGAACGACGATGGCGATCACCAACGCGCGCGACGCGAAAAACTGGCGAAACTGAACGCCGCCGGAGTCGATCCGTGGGGCCAGCGATTCGACGACCGGTCGATGATCCAAGAGGTGCGGCAACGGGCCGAAGAGGTCAAATTCAAGCTGGAAGATGGGACGCTGGTCGAACTGCCCGATTTCGATCAACCCGACCTTGAATACCGTCAATGGAAATCGGACCAGGGACCGGGTGCGGAGATCGGCCCCAAGGTTCGCGTCGCCGGACGGATCATCCTGATGCGACCGACCGGTAAGCTGGTCTTCTTGAACCTCCGCGACATGACCGGCGATATCCAGATCTTCATCGGAAAGAACCAGGTCGGCGAAGAGAACTTTGCGCTCTCCAAACTGTTCGATCTCGGCGATCTGGTTGGCGTCGACGGACGGTTAGGACGAACCAACACCGGCGAACTGACTGTCTTTGCCGAACGCTTGCACTTCCATTGCAAGATGCTCGAGCCACCACCCGAGAAACATGCCGGTCTGGCCGACGTGGAACTGCGTCAGCGGATGCGTTACCTCGATTTGGTTTACACCGATGGAGTCCGCGACACGTTCTTGAACCGCACGCGAATCGTCAAAAGCATTCGCGAGACGTTGGACCAAGAGAGCTTCTGGGAAGTCGAAGGGCCGACGCTGCACACGATCGCCGGTGGCGCCGCGGCTCGCCCCTTCACGACGCACCACAATGCGTTGGACATGGACCTGACGATGCGGATCGCGTTGGAATTGCATCTGAAGCGTCTGCTTGTCGGCGGCATCGAACGCGTCTACGAACTGGGCCGTGTCTACCGGAACGAAGGAATCAGCCCACGGCACAATCCCGAGTTCACGATGCTCGAGTGCTACCAAGCGTACGGCGATTACGAATCGATGATGGACCTGACCGAAAAGCTAGTCGTCAACGCGATCGACGCGATCGGCGGCGGTTACAAACGCAAATTCGGCGACGTCGAAATCGATTTCACTCCGCCGTTTGCACGCCATAAATACGACGACCTGGTCGCCCAGCATACGGGGATCGATCCTCACGACGCCGATCAATTGACGGCTTATGCGAAAAGCGTCGGCCTCGATCCAACCGGCAAACATCCCGACGTGATCAAAAACGAGATCTTCGAAGAGAAGGTCGAAGACACGCTTGTCGGTCCCGTTTTTGTGATCGATTACCCGGCGAGCATCTGCCCGCTGACCAAACGCAAAACCGACAATCCCGCGATCGCCGAACGCTTTGAAATGTTCATCTGCGGGATGGAACTAGCAAACGCCTATACCGAACTGAACGATCCCGACCTTCAGGAAGAACTGTTCAAAACCCAGTTGGACGGTCAAGAGGAAGAGGATTCGATGGCCAAGATGGACAACGATTTCATCAAGGCTCTTCGGCATGGAATGCCTCCTGCGGGGGGCCTGGGCGTCGGGATCGATCGCCTGGTGATGCTGCTGACGAATTCGAAGAGCATCCGCGACGTGATCTTATTCCCACTGTTGCGGCACATCGACTGA
- a CDS encoding leucine-rich repeat domain-containing protein gives MLGTTFADDKTADPAKPAPAAEAKPEAKKPEEKKDAKPEAKPEAKKEAKPEPKKEDKPAPKKEAKPEPKKEAKPAAKPKEMKAEAKPEEKKPEAKPAPTFPDKALEAAVRAEVFAKRYNNEPITAEDVKNISRVVGKGKGIKSLEGLQHCKAIMLIDLEDNEITDLGPIKDLTRLQSVTLAGNKISDIKPLAGLTKMQLLDLSRNQVSDLAPLKAMSNLRTLYVADNKLATLAPIAELTKIWSLDAAGNQISDLSPLANLGWLTTLDIQRNGVSDLSPLKSLSDLDFMLLQDNKIADLSVLVEMCKKDFEGSKRFAPFLKLYVKGNPLSDDAKKQQLAKLKEFGTRVHAE, from the coding sequence ATGCTTGGTACAACATTCGCCGACGACAAGACCGCCGATCCGGCGAAGCCCGCACCGGCGGCAGAAGCAAAACCTGAGGCGAAAAAGCCGGAAGAAAAGAAAGACGCAAAGCCCGAGGCGAAGCCTGAGGCGAAGAAAGAGGCGAAGCCCGAGCCCAAGAAGGAAGATAAACCGGCACCCAAGAAGGAAGCAAAGCCCGAGCCGAAAAAAGAAGCCAAGCCAGCGGCAAAGCCCAAGGAAATGAAGGCTGAAGCGAAGCCGGAAGAGAAGAAACCGGAAGCCAAGCCAGCGCCGACCTTCCCCGACAAGGCGCTCGAAGCGGCGGTGCGAGCCGAGGTGTTTGCCAAGCGATACAACAACGAACCGATCACCGCTGAGGACGTGAAAAACATCTCGCGCGTTGTCGGCAAGGGAAAAGGAATCAAGAGCCTCGAAGGCCTTCAACACTGCAAAGCGATCATGCTGATCGATTTGGAGGACAACGAGATCACCGACCTCGGGCCGATCAAAGACCTCACCCGCCTGCAATCGGTCACGCTGGCAGGGAACAAGATCAGCGATATCAAACCGCTGGCCGGACTTACCAAAATGCAACTGTTGGATCTGTCGCGGAACCAGGTCAGCGACCTAGCACCACTGAAGGCGATGTCGAATCTGCGGACCTTGTACGTGGCCGATAACAAGCTAGCCACGCTGGCACCGATCGCCGAACTGACCAAAATTTGGTCGCTCGACGCCGCGGGGAATCAGATCAGCGACCTCAGCCCGCTGGCGAACCTCGGTTGGCTGACGACGCTGGACATCCAACGCAACGGAGTTTCCGATCTCAGCCCGCTGAAGTCGTTGAGCGATCTCGACTTCATGCTGCTGCAGGACAACAAGATTGCCGACCTCAGCGTGTTGGTCGAGATGTGCAAAAAAGACTTCGAAGGGTCGAAGCGATTCGCTCCCTTCCTGAAGCTGTACGTGAAAGGGAATCCGCTTTCGGACGACGCGAAGAAGCAACAGCTGGCCAAGCTGAAAGAGTTTGGAACACGCGTCCACGCCGAATAA